Proteins from one Acidobacteriota bacterium genomic window:
- a CDS encoding S41 family peptidase: protein MAVSLRRSLIPVLTVIILSGLLGVVFGQRVAPGSGTSDSDVRDSIRTFSTVYDVVEQNYAEPVNADKAIYNGAIPGMLRVLDPHSNFFDPKAYALLREDQRGKYYGVGMQVGPRNNKVIVIAPFVGTPAYRAGIRPGDVIIAVDGKPTDNMNTGEVADLLKGPKGTPVKITVLREGTDKPLEFNLLRDEIPRYSVDLKFMVRPGIGYIHVNGFNENTEHEVQDALDSFGDLKGLILDLRQNPGGLLSEGVGVADKFLKKGAVIVSHHGRSSPEKLYRASHGNGGKEYPLVVLVNRGTASAAEIVAGAIQDHDRGLIVGETTFGKGLVQTVYPLSENTGLALTTAKYYTPSGRLIQRDYNGVSLYDYYYHRDEAGNPTGKEVKMTDSGRTVYGGGGISPDVKLPALKTNRFQDQLLQNYAFFNFAKHYLIGKHIGKDFAVDEPVMQEFRRFLDSQKIAFTEADLMENNEWIRSNIKSEIFIAEYGQQEGQRVRTEDDPQVLKALELLPKAKELAENARKVIAERSAHPVPNTNQ from the coding sequence ATGGCTGTTAGTCTTCGCCGTTCCCTGATCCCTGTACTCACCGTCATCATTCTCTCCGGCCTGTTGGGCGTGGTCTTCGGACAGCGCGTAGCGCCGGGCTCGGGCACGAGCGATTCCGACGTGCGCGATAGCATACGCACCTTCTCCACCGTCTACGACGTGGTGGAGCAGAACTACGCCGAGCCAGTGAATGCCGACAAAGCCATCTACAACGGGGCGATCCCCGGCATGCTGCGCGTGCTCGATCCGCATTCGAACTTCTTCGATCCCAAGGCCTACGCGCTGTTGCGCGAGGACCAGCGTGGCAAGTACTACGGCGTGGGCATGCAAGTCGGTCCGCGCAACAATAAAGTCATCGTCATCGCGCCCTTCGTGGGGACGCCCGCCTACCGCGCCGGCATCCGCCCGGGCGACGTCATCATCGCCGTCGACGGCAAGCCCACCGACAACATGAACACCGGCGAAGTCGCCGACCTGTTGAAGGGACCGAAGGGCACGCCGGTAAAGATCACCGTCTTGCGCGAGGGCACGGATAAGCCGCTTGAATTCAACTTGCTGCGCGATGAGATCCCGCGCTACAGCGTGGATCTGAAATTCATGGTGCGGCCCGGCATCGGCTACATCCACGTGAACGGGTTCAACGAGAACACCGAGCACGAGGTGCAAGACGCGCTCGATTCCTTCGGCGACCTGAAAGGCCTGATCCTCGACCTGCGCCAGAATCCGGGCGGGCTGTTGAGCGAGGGCGTGGGCGTCGCGGATAAATTCCTGAAGAAGGGTGCGGTCATCGTTTCGCACCACGGCCGTTCCAGCCCGGAGAAACTTTACCGCGCGTCGCACGGCAACGGCGGCAAGGAGTATCCGCTGGTCGTGCTGGTGAACCGCGGCACGGCGAGCGCGGCGGAGATCGTTGCCGGCGCCATCCAGGACCACGACCGCGGCTTGATCGTCGGCGAGACCACTTTCGGCAAGGGTCTGGTGCAGACCGTCTATCCGCTCTCGGAGAACACCGGCCTGGCGCTGACCACGGCGAAGTACTACACCCCCAGCGGCCGCCTGATCCAGCGCGATTACAACGGCGTCTCGCTCTACGACTACTACTATCATCGCGACGAGGCCGGCAATCCCACGGGCAAAGAAGTGAAGATGACCGATAGCGGTCGTACCGTCTACGGCGGCGGCGGCATCTCGCCCGACGTGAAACTGCCCGCGCTGAAGACCAACCGCTTCCAGGACCAGTTGCTGCAGAACTACGCCTTCTTCAACTTCGCCAAGCATTACCTGATCGGCAAACACATCGGCAAGGACTTCGCGGTGGACGAACCCGTGATGCAGGAGTTCCGGCGCTTCCTCGACAGCCAGAAGATCGCCTTCACCGAAGCCGACCTGATGGAGAACAACGAGTGGATCCGCTCCAACATCAAGAGCGAGATCTTCATCGCCGAGTATGGCCAGCAGGAAGGCCAGCGCGTGCGCACCGAAGACGATCCCCAGGTGCTCAAGGCGCTCGAGCTGCTGCCCAAGGCGAAAGAACTGGCGGAGAACGCCAGGAAGGTCATCGCCGAGCGCAGCGCGCATCCCGTACCTAACACCAACCAGTAA
- a CDS encoding VOC family protein, with protein MANPFIHVELNTPDPKRAIEFYSKLFQWQLETMPNPDVPDGSYTLIKVGEGTGGGIMRQIPGGPSGWLAYVLVDDIHAATQKAKSLGAEIMKDVTEVMGMGSLSFIRDPAGSVLGLWQPKSK; from the coding sequence ATGGCGAATCCATTCATCCATGTCGAGCTGAACACTCCTGACCCGAAGCGGGCGATAGAGTTCTACTCGAAGTTATTCCAGTGGCAATTGGAGACCATGCCGAACCCTGACGTGCCCGATGGTTCCTACACCTTGATCAAAGTGGGAGAAGGCACCGGCGGTGGCATCATGCGACAGATCCCGGGTGGACCCTCAGGATGGCTGGCTTACGTTCTGGTGGATGACATCCACGCCGCGACTCAAAAAGCGAAGTCGTTGGGCGCCGAGATCATGAAAGACGTCACCGAAGTGATGGGCATGGGCTCGCTCAGCTTCATTCGAGATCCGGCTGGCTCCGTCTTGGGTCTGTGGCAGCCCAAATCGAAATGA
- a CDS encoding PilZ domain-containing protein, translated as MGTTNEATGIERRASPRANAQFLVRYGANNDEMLEAKTCDISATGIGLMGPKQYPGGAEIELRFRAPEGSKGDLLTMRALVRHSTPNRMGLEFVNVPSSDHGRVRDMINRLMGTKAK; from the coding sequence ATGGGAACGACGAACGAAGCGACGGGCATCGAGCGCCGAGCCAGCCCGCGCGCCAACGCGCAGTTCCTGGTGCGTTATGGCGCCAACAATGACGAGATGCTGGAAGCCAAGACCTGCGACATCTCCGCCACCGGCATCGGGCTGATGGGACCGAAGCAGTATCCCGGGGGCGCGGAGATCGAGCTGCGTTTCCGCGCGCCGGAAGGCAGCAAAGGCGACCTGCTCACCATGCGTGCGCTGGTGCGGCACTCCACCCCGAATCGCATGGGCCTGGAATTCGTGAACGTGCCTTCGTCGGACCACGGACGCGTCCGCGACATGATCAATCGCCTGATGGGGACGAAGGCGAAGTAG